One part of the Musa acuminata AAA Group cultivar baxijiao chromosome BXJ1-5, Cavendish_Baxijiao_AAA, whole genome shotgun sequence genome encodes these proteins:
- the LOC135675057 gene encoding uncharacterized protein LOC135675057 isoform X2, giving the protein MHPPLTLHRHPMCAEIIEEFQKCHADHPIGKFFGECTELKIKLDRCFRQEKAVKRKANFEESKKFKERLQAYRKETAQKDI; this is encoded by the exons ATGCATCCTCCTCTAACTTTGCACAGGCATCCTATGTGTGCTGAA ATTATTGAGGAGTTCCAGAAGTGTCATGCAGACCATCCAATTGGAAAGTTTTTCGGGGAATGCACTGAACTAAAGATAAAGCTTGACCGATGCTTTCGACAAGAG AAAGCTGTGAAGCGGAAGGCTAACTTCGAGGAAAGCAAAAAATTCAAGGAAAGATTGCAGGCCTACAGAAAAGAGACGGCACAGAAAGACATATAG
- the LOC135675057 gene encoding uncharacterized protein LOC135675057 isoform X1, with amino-acid sequence MTGPILRLGSHHTSWCAVLSLLSHPRRSFPTRLPPPIESVERRHRSQDNQFGLQKMHPPLTLHRHPMCAEIIEEFQKCHADHPIGKFFGECTELKIKLDRCFRQEKAVKRKANFEESKKFKERLQAYRKETAQKDI; translated from the exons ATGACCGGTCCAATTCTAAGACTCGGGTCGCACCATACTTCGTGGTGCGCAGTTCTTTCGCTCCTTTCCCACCCTCGCCGCTCTTTTCCTACTCGACTGCCTCCTCCGATCGAGTCGGTGGAGAGACGTCATCGATCGCAG GATAATCAATTTGGATTGCAGAAAATGCATCCTCCTCTAACTTTGCACAGGCATCCTATGTGTGCTGAA ATTATTGAGGAGTTCCAGAAGTGTCATGCAGACCATCCAATTGGAAAGTTTTTCGGGGAATGCACTGAACTAAAGATAAAGCTTGACCGATGCTTTCGACAAGAG AAAGCTGTGAAGCGGAAGGCTAACTTCGAGGAAAGCAAAAAATTCAAGGAAAGATTGCAGGCCTACAGAAAAGAGACGGCACAGAAAGACATATAG